Proteins from a genomic interval of Maniola jurtina chromosome 8, ilManJurt1.1, whole genome shotgun sequence:
- the LOC123867420 gene encoding allantoicase-like — MIEKTIVPSFAELSEFASTSAGGKVVFASDDFFATCENMIADSEPVYIADKYTEFGKWMDGWETRRKRIPGHDWCILKLATKCVVRGLLVDTAFFTGNYAPKYSIQAACLTSEEEALLPERDSVMGSACSECDLERVKCLGSDKWEEIVPITALRSGYEETRMNYQKVVSDEAYTHIRVNIYPDGGIARLRVFGEAKPEAPPSDQLVDLASLLTGATCLGYSNAHYGHPKNVIKPKKGESMADGWETARQLNRPEVLETSDDGTLKTTGEEWAVFKLGFTGRIQKICVDTEHFKGNYPDSIKVEGAFLDNDEWTYSKPVVWYNILKPSKLSAHNEHWFSCNSDVISHIKVTIAPDGGFSRIRAYGYVENTSSSKKLHVK, encoded by the exons ATGATTGAGAAAACTATCGTACCATCGTTTGCAGAGCTTAGCGAGTTTGCTAGTACAAGT GCTGGTGGCAAGGTGGTATTCGCTAGCGATGATTTTTTTGCTACGTGCGAGAACATGATAGCCGATTCAGAACCAGTCTACATTGCGGATAAGTACACGGAGTTCGGGAAGTGGATGGATGGGTGGGAAACGCGCCGGAAGAGGATACCGGGACATGATTGGTGTATACTGAAGTTAGCTACGAAATGCGTTGTCAGAG GTTTACTTGTAGATACTGCTTTCTTCACTGGAAACTATGCGCCTAAATACTCAATACAAGCTGCCTGTTTGACTTCTGAAG AGGAGGCGTTATTACCAGAAAGGGATTCAGTAATGGGCTCAGCGTGCAGTGAATGTGATTTGGAGCGGGTGAAATGTCTCGGCTCTGACAAATGGGAGGAAATTGTCCCCATAACGGCGCTCCGGTCCGGCTATGAGGAAACCAGGATGAACTACCAGAAG GTTGTATCTGATGAAGCCTATACACACATTAGGGTGAACATATACCCGGATGGAGGTATTGCCAGGCTACGAGTGTTCGGTGAGGCGAAACCAGAGGCACCCCCCAGTGATCAATTAGTGGATCTGGCGTCTTTACTAACTGGAGCTACTTGCTTAG gTTATTCCAACGCACACTACGGACATCCGAAGAACGTGATCAAGCCAAAAAAAGGAGAGTCAATGGCGGATGGATGGGAGACAGCAAGACAACTGAACAGACCAGAAGTACTCGAGACCAGTGATGACGGTACTTTAAAAACAACAG GAGAGGAATGGGCAGTATTCAAATTGGGTTTCACTGGAAGAATCCAGAAGATCTGCGTCGATACAGAGCATTTTAAAGGCAACTATCCGGATTCTATAAAAGTTGAGGGAGCCTTTTTAGATAACGATGAATGGACGTATTCAAAACCTGTCGTCTGGTACAATATATTAAAACCAAGCAAG CTCTCTGCCCACAATGAACATTGGTTCAGCTGCAACTCTGACGTCATCTCTCACATCAAAGTCACCATAGCTCCTGATGGTGGTTTTAGCAGGATTCGGGCATACGGTTATGTTGAAAATACTAGCAGTTCAAAAAAATTACACGtaaaatga